From the Sylvia atricapilla isolate bSylAtr1 chromosome 12, bSylAtr1.pri, whole genome shotgun sequence genome, the window CAGGAACCCAGGTAGAAGCACACAAACAGGAATGCCAGCACTGTGGAGTCTGGTCCATGCTCAAGGATCACCAAACCTGCTGTTTTCACATGTATATCAGGGACTATTACAGGCATAGTTTACCACTGAGATTTactgcagcaaagcagaaatgtcaAGCATGTTCAGTGGGGTGGTTCTAAGTCTAGCACAGGCCTGTTTCATATAAAGAGAGAAGTACTACTTACCAAACACACAAGACTAAACAACTATTAGTATAATATATGTGCTTTTCTACACTTCACCTGCAAGACACTTGAGTGTATTTACAATCCTCTTTGCTAATCTTCCCTTATTTTCCCATGATCAGTTATAAGGGCACTGAGGCAGTTCTGCTGAAGCTCTGCAGATCTTGTCTGTGCATCCCCAAAGAGCAGCTTCAGACCCATGTCTAGATATCTTCCTTGATGTTAATGCTGAAGGAGGTTTTCTTTGGCACAGAGTACCTCCAACCTCCAACTTAGGCTAGTCTATATGGCTGGCAGGGTGCTCTAACCTACGCCCACACCATGACGCAAAGCATCTGTGAGTATAATACCTGAAAAATGATACCAGTACATTTGTGGTTTAATGCTAGTTTGCTATTGCATCAGGAAAAACCTAGGTGTGGTCAAAAGGCAGTGATGTGTTTACAAAAGATGAAAATGGAGGATGTGGCCTTGAGAAATCTAAGTATCCTGAGATTTATGAGGTGTATATATATGCCTATGTCTCTGGTTCTCTCAGCCTTCCCAGTCAAATGCTGCTGGGTCAAAAAGAAACAGGATTGTGTTAATTATTGCAGAATATTTGGATGCTACCAGCCATCTCTGAGGGGactctgaaagaaaaggagttcCCGAAGGAAGAGTGATCTCAAAGGATTAGGTTTCTCTAAAACCAGGATATGTTTATTAGTAATGGGGATTAAAGCCGTAGAACCTAAGGTACATGAAGAAGAGTTGAAGGAAGCAAATGGTACTTGAAAGCTGTAGTAGGTTCAAGATGGCATAACAATGCAGCAACATCATGCTGTAAAGGTCTCCTGGTCCAACAGACCCTTCACAAACCACCCAGCTTGTTACTTGTCAATGATTTTTCTTAAGCAGCTCTGGTTATTCGGCTCTATTTGAAGGTCTAGTGGCATGAAATCTCTGAAGCTGTGTACCATTCACTCACAGCCCCagcttccctctcttttttttctgggattgctttctttgaaaggaaaagatgtAGCATGGACACTCAGCTGACATGTCAAAGACCTTTAATACACTGCTATCTTTCTCATTTAGCACTCCCTTCTAATGGTACCCAGACTTTGTACTGGGAAGGGGAGACAATTAGACAGCTGAAGAACCTGGCAGGACTGGCAGTGTGTAGTCTAGAGCTAGCTCATGTTTTCTGTCACTGGCGAGGCAGGGTTGACCTGTGGATCTGAACTCTATGGGAGGACAGGTGAACAGAGCTGAAGGTGGCAACATGAGGCACTCCACAAGTTGCCCTTCTGACAGTTCCAAAAACGGCTCCTGAGAATCTCACCAGAACACGCGTTGCAATGGGCATTATCatctcttcccatttcccattgAATTAACAGACAACAGGCCACTAGTTCCTTATTACTTTATGGAGCTGATGTATTCAGCAATCAGTAATCTTGGTACCGCTGGCGTGTCACAAACACCACATATAGTATGAGCCATGGGTGCCACCCAGTGATTCACCACTTAAGCAGGAAAGGCATGCCAAGCCTTGAGTACTTAGGCATGGCTGggtccagccctggggacagctgcctccctgcagcagcaagcACAGCAGCCGCTGCTCTGCTGGGGTCCACAGTGGGGCAGGCTGAGAGGGCCAAGGAGAAGGTGCAGACAGAACTGTTCTGTGGGGAGTGGACAGGCTGCCACAGCAAGCTGCCAGCATCAtcagggcaggagaggctggcTCCAGTCTGTGTCAAGCTTGCAGGGCCCATCCTGCTCTCAGGGCTGGTGGGTTTCTTTGGGGGTCTAAATCACTCTCACCATATCCCTGCTGGCACACAGGatggccctgggcaggcaggtaTATGCCTGGGGCACTGCAATAACATGGGGTGAGCAAAGGTGACCACACAGTGACCAAGCCCAACCTAGTGGAACAGTAGGACAGTGCAGAACTGCCATGtcagaatttttattaataaaaaaagttaCAATAACTTACTCCCTTTATCACACAAAGGGCTTGGTATAAAGAGCTCTGGCTTCCTAGGGTAACACAGGGAAGTGAGAGGTGGGTACTTTTATCCTCGAAGACAGCAGCCTTCTCCTGCCCCCAAGGGGAAGTGTGGCCAGCACAGAAGCCACAGGCCAACGTGGCCTTTGCCACAGGGGCCAACCCAGGAACAACCTTCTGCCCCTGCCTGCGGCTGGTTCACAGGTAGCACAGACCAAGACAGGGCACAGATACTGAGTCTACAGAGACATGGGGGACTGGAAGCAAGAGGATGTGCAAGCTCTagtggaggaggagagagaagtgTCTTCTTTCCATAATGCTGAGGAGTCTGTGGAGCACAAAAAGTGAAGCAGCAGGACAGTGGCTGCTtacaggcagggagaggcagggctggctggaagtagccctgcctgcctggctgctgcgTCATACAAGGTCTAGCCTGACAGGGGTAGGGGGCCAGCTGTAGCTACTTGTCACACTCCAGATCCTGGGCCCCATCAGCACCCTGGTAGTGCATCTCACAGAACTCCTGAATGCGACCGCAGGCCTCCAAGATCATCTCCTCAGGCACAGTGATCACTACGCGAAAGAAGTTTGGGTACTCAAAgcactgaaatgagaaaagatGAAGCTGGTAGATTACCTGGGATAGTGCCACTTTTAGAGCCCTGCCTTGGCACCACGAGCTACATCAGCATGAATACAGTCATTGTAAAACAGCAGAGCTTGGTTCTTGTTCTCTTAGACTGTTTTTCCTATTCGAAGCAAATCTCCTATCTCCATCTGTCTAGACATGATGCTGTGAGGGGGACAGGCCAGAAGACTTTGTGTGAACTATGCAGACCAGACTgtgcagggaatgggatgaaAGGAGCTAAGCAAAGGAGAGGGCTGGAGAGTATTTAAGGCCCAATGTTGGAAGTGAATGCAAGGCACAGATGTtctcagccttctcttccctATGTCTGCAGGGGTGAAGGACTGGAAATAGACTGAGGAAAGGAACATAAGTGGGAGCACTCCTCTGAGGGAGCACCTTCAGCAAAGAGATATGGGGGTATATGGAGTTCAGGGATACTGCTCTGCCAGTTTGAGAAAGTAGTGCAAGCACAGTAGTGCAAGCCTGGAGTTGGGAAGATCCTGGCAACGGGACTGAGTGCTGTTAGTGAGCCAGAGACTGCCACACACAGCATGAGGAGCTGACAGCCAGCTCCTACACAGTATTACAGACCATGGACACTTGCATACACAActcccagcctgtcctcagAGCTCAGGGATGCAAACCCCTACAGCTTCTCCCACCATGTTTTGGCCCCACAGCTCCTTGGGGCTCTCAGTCCTAGGCTCACCGTGGCTGGCAAGCAGAACACAGACTGCTCCGAGATGAGTCGCTCAGTGAACTCCACATCATTTTCAAACTCTGGAAAATGCTCCATCTCAATCTCAACCTGCAGCAGAAAGATGTAACATGGCAATCAAGGGCACCAAAATTATCTACATTGTCCTTGCTTACACACATGGCCCAATGACTTCCCAGTCAAGTGCAACTGTCTGCCCTCAATTCTTGATTTGGGCTGCCTGGGATACAagacagaaacataaaaatgaaaactgggCTTCTGAAAAAGCCTTCATTAACTACCTAAAATGGCATCTCAGTTAAATGCTGCTTCAGTAAAAAAACCACCTGACAGAAAAGACATAGTAACCAATTAGAagtgaaaaggaataaataagaCATTGAGACAGAACTTGGCAGAGAACTCAATATGCATTAATAATCCTgttaatgcaagaaaaaaaactgctttgatttaaaataaaggtCTAGAATATcatgaacaaaataaatcctttgaGGATGATATAATTGGTAAAATGACATGAAAATGGtaaaatattcaataaatatttatcttctgtaTTTGGAAAGAAGGCAGCTGTCCATCTTTCACATAAAGACAGTGCTAATCTGGTCATTTGTTtatagaatcctagaatggtttggattgaaagggaccttaaagctcgtTTAGTTCCAATGACTCCACTATGGGCAGGGCTGCAACCCACTAGATCAGCTTGTTCAGGGCCCCATCTAGACTGACCTTTATACCCAAAGAAGATTTAAAACATCTcatgaaaatattcctaaaCAGATAATTTGAGAGATAATTTGCATACAGAAGTTCTGGAAGAGCtggtagaaaacaaaaataaacacatgatttaatttgaaatagaCAGTCAGCTACTGCAGAAGTACAATCTTAGAGCTGGGCCTTTACATAAAAAGCATAAGCAAAATGACCTGTGAAGCTCTGGGTAAAATTTGAAACAGGGTCAGGTAATAAGgatttttctacagaaatgagCGAGACACTGCAGTATTGTCCAGTTCTGAGTCCACATTTTAGGAGTGAATGAAAAACTGGAGACATtatgagatggaaaaaaaaaaaggaaaataaatccaaacaTGTGTTAAAGTGTCATAAATGTCTCAATTGAGCTTGAtgagatgaaaaaggaaatttcagcaCATTATAAACTTTAAAGCAAACAGGcatgggaaaaggcagaagaagagGCAACACCACGAGCAGAAGACAGGCATGCTAGTATGAAGAAGGCTACATCTTCTACAGGAGGTATAATAATCTGCCTTGTTTTTATAGGGGCTTCCAGTTAGCAGCTGGCTTCATAGCCAGGTAAAATAGCTTTGTCTTGCAAAGTACAAGTCATGGAGTTCTGTGCAGGAACAAGTGGGTTAAGTGTAGtggcctctgctctgccagcagtgaACAGCATAACCTGGCCTTCTAAAGTGACCAAGGGATGCACTTACCACACAGGGAAATATGAAAATGCACAGTAATGGAAACCTGGTGGCAACTACCAATCTGAAACACTGACTAGCTCCGCAACCAGAACTACTGTGAGGGTTGGTGATCCTCACTTACCATCAGGTACATGGCTCCAGCAGGCCTGACAGGCTGAAGGCCAGGGATAGCTGCTAAGGCAGCATAACAAAGGTCAGCATtagactgaaaagcaaaaaggagaaatttcaaAACAGGAGAAATTCCAGGAAGCAGCTCAGTGATTGGAAGCCAAACTCTGGACCGGGTCTGTGAACAGGTTTGCCTACTGCAAATAAAAGGGCaacaaatgcaaacagcatGGGAGATCATGGCCTTGAGTACAGCAGGGGTTACTGAGCTGAGCTCAGCAAGTCAGGACCAAACTCCATCTCCttggccagcagctccagctgcagagctaGGTTGCCTGAAACCTATCATAGCCAGTATTTCTGCCCATTACACTGTCTCCTGCTGGAATTTGATTTGTTGGGTCATCCTAATCACAGACAAAACTGCACCTCCAgttggggaggaggagaggaagaatgaTGAACTAGAGAGAAAGGAGTCCCTCCAAATAATCTGTGAACAGACCTTCTTGATCTATAACAGCCTGTTTACCTTGAGGATGCTTAGAGTGTTGTGGTAGAACTCAGGTGGTGTGCGGTGCAAGATACGCTCCAGTGCTCCTTGGACAATTGTACAGGGTCCTAGGATCCTTTGACTCAGTCTTACAAGGCCATCCCTGATCTGAGAAAACATCGTATTTGCAGCTTAAGATGATGCTTCCCTAAAGGAAAGGAACAGCTCCAAGGCTCACTTCCTGTATTCCTACAGCTGTTCACACCCTTCTCTTCAGTGAGCATACAGACTACTAAAGAACATTTGTTTGACTATATGCCAGGTTTAGCACACTATTTACAGTGTCATTCTCTGTTCCTCCATTGCAGACTGAAATGCTAACAGAGACAACCTTTGTAGCTTCCCAATCTGACTCAAATCAGGAATATAGATAACACAAATAAAGCCAGAGCTGTTCCTAATTCAACTTTGCATTTCCCTTAGGTTTGTGCCCACAATCCACACTTTCAGAGCCAGGTAAGGACAATCAACATTAGCTTTTCTGCTCACTCATTTGgtcctctcttctccctcttcctctgcagagagCCTTCTAGGTGGAAAGGTCACTGCAGTAGATGGTTGTCCTTgtaacacagctgaaaaatagCCAGATAAAGTACTGGCAGCACTGCAAGGTGCTTTGTTCTTACTTTTAAGAGAAACCATGTAAGAGCACATAGACACCACACATGGACTCCACATGCTGGATAAGCCATGCAATACTTTCAGAGCTATTTGAGAAGttagaagcacagaaaaaggaCAAGGCATATATCAAAGAGCAGCAGATACAGTGAGTGAGTTACAGTGTAGATGTGGGTAGAAGGCCAGGTCTGGGAGTAGATGGAGTAAGGAAGGGACATGAAAGAGGGGCAGAAGACCTGGTAAGCACAATTGAGTGACATCAACATGAGAGTAAAAGAGCAGTACCTGCCTGTATCAGTTAAAGACCTGCTGATCCACATACTGAAGACTCTGCAAATCTGTTGCCATGACAGCAACTCAGCAGTTCTCACCTCTTTACCAAAGATGTCTCTCCTGTCATGAATTAGGATCCAGCCCATCCGCCAGCCAGGGACTAGCCATCGCTTTGCCAAGCCACCACAGGACAAGATTGGCACATTGGTGCTGAGAGTTGCAATGGGCTCATACTTGCAGTCAGCAAACACCTACAACCGGAGACTGTGTTAGGGCTGTCCCCACCTCTTACTGTGAGAACTGGGCATGTGCATGAGGCTTAACAAGAAGGGATGCAGGGAAGCAATGGGAAATCAATGGTGAAAACTCACAGCTTCAAAGTATGAAGATAGTAAGTGCACACACATAAAAGCAAGCTGtttgggaagaggaagggagcTGGACATGAGACATTCCCCTAGGACCACACCAAGGGACCAGGAGCTCCAGGCACGGACCCAGGCACAGGGGAGTGAAGCTGTCCCACACCTCCAGAGACCTGGAGGCCATGGCCAAGGATTAGGTGCATCAAAAGGGACAGGCAGCACTGCGAGTGTAAAGGACTGCAACAGACACTCACCATGTCTCCATAGATCTCATCAGCCAGGATGGGCAAACACTGTCTTGATGCCACTGTGGAAGAGAGGGCATTCAGCCTGGCCACCTGCATCCTCCATGGGAACAGGCTTGCCCTTTGCTGCAGggcctggcagagctctgagggAAGCTCTGTCTCAGGGCACAGGGTCCCTATCTTCCTCCTACAGACTGTTTATTTGGAGACCACTAGGGATCCCTGCCCTGACTGAGCCTTGCTCTGCTCCAATTGGTGGGAACTGGCAACACAGCTCTCCCTGTCAGCACTGGGCTCAGGAAGCACAGGGCTCCTGTGAAcactccctgggcagagccagagcagagaaATGAGCAGTCCAAGTCACACAGAGCTTTTGAGGAAGACACATGCTCTGCATGTTCTTGCCTAGATAAGAGAGCACCTCCACACTGAGCAAGCCCTCATTCCTGAGGTGGTCGGTCAGAAGCTAAGCCCCAGGCCATGGCACTGCAGCGATTGAGACGTGAGCAATGGGGACAGACCCTAGACTGCAACCAAGCCCCAAGCCCCAGAAACACACAGGCAGGCTCACCGGCCAGGATCTCCTGGAGGTGGCTCTTGCTGAAAACAGAGCCACAGGGGTTTGATGGGTTGTTCACAATGAGGCAAGCTGTTTTCTCATCCACCAAAGACTCCAAGTGTTCCAAATCAATTTCCCAGGCCTTCTCTGGCTAGTGAAGTGAAGAGAAGGGGAAGTAAAAGCTGAGGAACTGGACTTGCCACACAAGGTCAGGTGCACCGAGGCACCCAGGGTTACTCATATCCCCTTCACCCACTTCCCAGGGAGGGCCAGGGTATTTCTGAGAGGAGAAATGTCAGGACTGCCCCTTCCAGACCTGCCACCACTTACCAAGAGGTTATAGAGTTTGACCTCTATCCCCATAGATAATGCGAGAGTCTTGTAGAGGGAGAAGCCAGGCCGTGGCACCAGGATGTTCTGGCCTGGGtttgccagcactgccaaggcaaGCTCTatggcctggctgcagccactTGTTAAGATGACATCCTGCAAAGAGCACAGAGAGGTCAGTAGGAAGCATAGCCACTCTGAAGTACTCCAGACACACGAGAGTGACATAACATCCAGGCTCAACTCTGCCAGGCAGAGCTTCTCAGCCAAAAAGACAGTGCCAGAGCCTGACTGAAAGCCTGGTGGAAAGCACAACCTCCTCCTGGGGAGGGTGGAGGGGAAGGGCTCAGGGAAGTaatgggagcagcaggaggccACCTTGGGCCAAGGTGCTTTGGCTAGCTTTTAGTCCTGTaactgggcagggagggagagctgGTGTAGGGCACCCATGCCCCATGgtttgcaggcagcagcaccctgTGTGCGCTGCAGTGGGAGTACCTTGGCTGGGTACCAGTACCTGGGCCTTCAGTGGTGCCTCTGGGCAGTTGTAGTATGTAGCCACAGCTTCCCGGCAGGACTGGTAGCCTGAGGAAAGAGGAGTCAAACATGGAAGGGAGGTTTTTACAgattctttccctctttttacCAGtactgcttctttctttttaccaGTACGAGgctcacagctgctgcccagctggggaAAGCCCATTTGGTGGTGTCCTAGGGTGGCAGAGACTGTCCTGCCTCAGGCCAAGCATCATGCAACCCCAAGGCTGGGCCAGGATGGCCAAGAGCAGGGACAAACCTTGGGCAGGGAGACAAACTCTGGCCATAGTGTGTCCCGGGAACAGAACTGACGGGAGCAGAGTGGAAGATATCCAAGGAGTTTTTTGAGCCAGAAGGAAGTCAAGTGTGACTACATGGCTTTCATTGTTTAGTGATGGCACTGGGGCAGCCCTCCCTGTCACCAGATGGAGGGTCCCACGATACAGGCATGATCTATGCTCTGTGCACACTTTTGGCACTAACTGCAAACAAGGCTCATGGTGTCAGTGAAGTCAGGGAGCCCCTGGTTAAGGCAGATTAGAAAGCAGCTTGGCTATAACTCATGGCAGGGACACACACTCCCAAGGCCTTCTGGGTTCTTGATAGCCTGTCTGCCCCAAAGGCTGGGGCAGCAAACAGcttctgcaggagctctgggccCTAAGCAGCTCATGCAGGAAAGAGCACACAGGTGTGTCTGGGAGATCTACGTACTTCTGCGTTCGTGTGACTATTGGTGAGGACCACTGTAGGGTGCTAATGGAAAGATGTCTGTGGGCTCCATAGAGCTCCTGTAGGGTAGGAGCTGGCACATTACTTCATCCAACTCTCACAGGATGAGTTTTGTCAACTTACCAACAGATGGAGCATAACCATTGTACTGTCCTGAGTCCAAAACCTCCTTCACAGCCCGTGTGACCTCATCATTTGTGGGAAGGTTTCCAAAGACCGTCGGGTCTCCTTTTCAAAGATTGAAAAAATAGTAAAGTTCTCGCTGATCTGTGacaggcacagagctgtgtggtTGCCTGACCCATCCCTTGGTGTTTGCACAAACTTTGTGCTTCAGAGCCCTGCAACCTGTCACCCACACAGTTGACCCAACTACCTGGAGGCTTCAGCCACAGGACTGTGCTCACCTAAGGACAAGGAGATCATGGCTTTCTTTGGGTTGGGTTCCACCTTCATGCTGTCTACGATGGCTCGGACAGGATTGAAAGTTTTCTTTGACATTTCAGAAGCCCTCACAGCCCATCTTGGCTTCCGACTCTTCACCTTCCCTGGTGATATGATGTTCCCAGTGTTCTTGAGATTAACATCTAACATAGGGGCATGATCTCCATGGCCATTCACGTGGATCAGGTATGAGTCCATCCTGAGAGCTGTCAGTGCAAAGTGAATTTCCTGGGCTTAGTTAACACATGTCAAACAAGAAATCTGTCCATTTGGGGATGCAGCCCATAAGTAAAACTTCTGAAAGCTGTAGACACTAACTACTGCCTATGGATAAAGCAGGAATTAGGGTCATATTTGGTGCCAGGATGTAGTGAAATCACATGCATAAGCGAGAGAGCAATACAGTGGGAAAGATTAAGGCACTTCTCTGTGTTAGCTGCACCATTGCCTAGCATGGACCTCCTGCACTGAAGAGGAGAAAGTCCCACTAAAGCCAGCAGCCAAGAATTAATAGCATGTTGTCAAATTAATAGTCATTGCTTGACTGCAGATTCTATATTCCACTGACAGAAGGACCAAGTCACCCACTCTCTCCCCCCAGCTATCAGTTTACACACTCCAACCTCCAAACACAAAGGCCAGCCCACTATGACTGTCCATATCCAGAATGTTCCTCCAGCCTACAGACAGAAATGCAGCACTATAGATCATATATCAGATGCCAAAAAGGTAGCTCTTCTTCAGTGACATCAGTATGCACTGGGCAGTAGCAGGACAGAGGCTGGCCACTTACTTCTGtcagcagagaacagcacagcccagacagCCTAGAGCAAGACTAGTATGGCCAAGAGGGAAATCCATGAGGCAGCACTGCTCCAAGCAAAGGGCCTGTAGTTCAACCTAAAACTGAGTAACAAGGAAGgcacagcagaggaacagcTGCCTTCAAGACccaaaaatggacaaaaaagTGACTTATACATCCCAGCATATCATATCTAGAACATGAGCTAGACCAGGCAGGAAAAGCCTAACTTACAAACTGATGATGACTCAGGGCTTTCCAATTGCAGTTTAGGGATAGGGCACAGAAGAGGCAGACCTTCTGAGACACAAAGCTCGTTCTTGCTGATACTGGCACACTACCTTGTAATCCTGCCACGAACTGCTTATGCTTTCTATTCTGTCCTATTTCTCTGCTCCACTGAAAAGCAATTCAGTGAACAGTGGCCCTTTCTTAACGGTAGTAACATAGCCCTGCACTCACAGATACAACACAACTTCCCTTTCCTTGCCACAGAGACTGAGCCAGAAGGGCTGTAGTGTTGCCTGGTTCAAGCAGGATTTGCTATCTGAGcaaatttttcactgtttcagtGAAGTTTGCACCTAGAGATGCCCCATGCTGCTGCAGTTATTCAACCAGCAGTACCTTATTAGGCCATTTATAGCAACTCAGACTGATCTAACAGGGTCACAAAGCAAGATGTCAGCTTTTCCGCTGAAACCTTCTGGGTGTCCTTTCCACCAGAAGAAAACCAGCTGAAGAAATatacagcagagctgcacaatAAACTGAGCCTAGAAACGAGCCATGTATCTCAGTTCAacagctgggctgtgtcccAAATATACAGTCtatcccagcagagccctcacACCACCGTGCAACATGGTTCTTCTGAAAAGGGGAGCTGTAGACACAGGCACAATAGATACCTTCAATGTAGGCAGCCAGGGAAGAACTCCCCACTACCCACCTGAAAGAAgcaaggcagcagagcacagcactttACCTTCTACAGCACAGACAGGGAGACACCACCAAGCTTAGGGGTCCAGTCCCTAGTCTTCATCCAGAACAAATCCCCTTGAGAGGAAAGTCCTGTGAGTTCTTGCCCATGAAATAATCCCCAAAACTGGGCGTTGAGACAGAATCATTTAGCCATTGGCTCACAGAGAGGGCTGCTCTCCCCACCCAAAAATGACCTCTCCTCCCCTTTGCAACTGTAGTCACTTCAAACACCTGGAACATGGCTGTGCATTAACTCTTtctgggagcagctgaaggacaCAGCTTGGCTTCGTGGAGTGCCTGGGCTGCCATCCTTTGCTACCACTTTCCTCAGCCTGCAAACACTGCTGGGGCAAATCTCCAGAGTCCAGGTATTCCAGCACTAGCACCTTGTAAGTCACTGAGAGTGGACTGATGGACCATAAAGCTTGAGGAAGCCATCAATCTGTCCTAAGAGTTTCTGGGATCCCAATGAGCCAGCTGACAAACACCAGTTTGGCTTCATTACAGTTGGGAGGCATCTTCCTCAATAAACTAAAGGGAGGAAAGCACTTGCCTGGAGGCACCAGGACCTGCAGCACTAAAGTAAGCTCAAGTTGTCATCCATTTgtagggttttggtttttgggtttggtttttctggtttttgtttttttttttttttttgggtttttttttttttggtgtggtaaGTAACCTTCGGAAGTTTTGCAGGCCCTATCCAAGCACCTGTGGGTTATTTTCTCACTTCCCCCAGCTGGCCCCATCTCTTGTCATGCTGCAGTCCTGGCAGGGTTAGACATGCCATTGGGAGGCCTCAAGGACAATGCTCTATGTTCTGCCTAGCAACAACCCCCAAACTGACGCAACTGGAGCTCTACCCGTCATACCGCACACAGCAGCGGGGTTCAGGGAAGGCCACAGTGGAAGCCTGCTTGCTGCCAAGAGGGGGGGAAATTTGGCCCTGGAGCCATAGGAGGCTCAGTTACATAAGGCTGAGAACCTGGTGAGAAGCAGGATGAGGACAGAAGTGTACAATGGCATCAGTGGGTTTCTCTTGCTCTTAAAATGCCCTTCTCCTCTCACTGCATGACTCCATCCTCCTCCAGATGCTTTCACATGGAGAATGCAGCCCCTATCCTCCACTGCTTGTTGTGCACAGGGCCTCCCGAGACCAAAGCATGAACACACAGCTCAGCATTTTGTCTTCTAGAAATTTGGCCAAGCCATCCTTCTATGGTGTAGTGTAAGAGGCAGCCATATCCTGCAGGATGCATTTCTGCCAGCAAGGCTGCTGTCTCTCTGGACTATCAGGCCCTATGTTCCCCACTAGCACCCCACTCCACTGACTTGCCTCCACCCTCTATAGTTGGCTCCTCTGTCCCAGCAGGTCAACCCCACAGGTATCTTGTGCATACCTCTTCAGCTCCCTCTTTCGTGTGTAGCTTGAGCAATTGATATTTATCTCTTCCCACAGGAAGGAGAAACTAGTAATAACTTCAGCATTTTTGATGGTACTGCCCTTCTCTTGACGGTACCAGGGCTTCCAGAGACCCATTTCTGTGAGCAGAGGCAAAATCAGTAAGACCAAGCAGTTAAACTTCCAGACGGA encodes:
- the TAT gene encoding tyrosine aminotransferase isoform X1, which codes for MDSYLIHVNGHGDHAPMLDVNLKNTGNIISPGKVKSRKPRWAVRASEMSKKTFNPVRAIVDSMKVEPNPKKAMISLSLGDPTVFGNLPTNDEVTRAVKEVLDSGQYNGYAPSVGYQSCREAVATYYNCPEAPLKAQDVILTSGCSQAIELALAVLANPGQNILVPRPGFSLYKTLALSMGIEVKLYNLLPEKAWEIDLEHLESLVDEKTACLIVNNPSNPCGSVFSKSHLQEILAVASRQCLPILADEIYGDMVFADCKYEPIATLSTNVPILSCGGLAKRWLVPGWRMGWILIHDRRDIFGKEIRDGLVRLSQRILGPCTIVQGALERILHRTPPEFYHNTLSILKSNADLCYAALAAIPGLQPVRPAGAMYLMVEIEMEHFPEFENDVEFTERLISEQSVFCLPATCFEYPNFFRVVITVPEEMILEACGRIQEFCEMHYQGADGAQDLECDK
- the TAT gene encoding tyrosine aminotransferase isoform X2; this translates as MDSYLIHVNGHGDHAPMLDVNLKNTGNIISPGKVKSRKPRWAVRASEMSKKTFNPVRAIVDSMKVEPNPKKAMISLSLGDPTVFGNLPTNDEVTRAVKEVLDSGQYNGYAPSVGYQSCREAVATYYNCPEAPLKAQDVILTSGCSQAIELALAVLANPGQNILVPRPGFSLYKTLALSMGIEVKLYNLLPEKAWEIDLEHLESLVDEKTACLIVNNPSNPCGSVFSKSHLQEILAVASRQCLPILADEIYGDMVFADCKYEPIATLSTNVPILSCGGLAKRWLVPGWRMGWILIHDRRDIFGKEVEIEMEHFPEFENDVEFTERLISEQSVFCLPATCFEYPNFFRVVITVPEEMILEACGRIQEFCEMHYQGADGAQDLECDK